In the Lepus europaeus isolate LE1 chromosome 18, mLepTim1.pri, whole genome shotgun sequence genome, one interval contains:
- the CD79B gene encoding B-cell antigen receptor complex-associated protein beta chain isoform X1, translating into MARLVLSPTARNWLVLLLLLLSAGEPVAVKAKETHQNSKGSACSRIWQHPRFVARKRGSVVKLRCYTNDNSTVSWFRKPNVDGEPQRVPEEPNRVLQTQNGTMATLTIQGIQFEDNGIYLCQQPCPWAGKEGIWGCSSELRVMGLSTLAQLKRRNTLKDGIIMIQTLLIIFFIIVPIFLLLDKDDSKAGMEEDHTYEGLDIDQTATYEDIVTLRTGEVKWSVGEHPGQE; encoded by the exons ATGGCCCGGCTGGTGCTGTCTCCCACGGCCAGAAACTGGCTggtgctactgctgctgctgctttcag CAGGTGAGCCGGTGGCAGTCAAAGCAAAGGAGACGCACCAAAATTCCAAAG GAAGCGCTTGTTCCCGGATCTGGCAGCACCCACGTTTCGTGGCCCGGAAACGGGGCTCCGTGGTGAAGTTACGATGCTACACAAACGACAACAGCACCGTGAGCTGGTTCCGGAAACCGAACGTGGACGGGGAGCCGCAGAGGGTGCCCGAAGAACCCAACCGTGTCCTGCAGACCCAGAACGGCACCATGGCCACCCTCACCATCCAGGGCATCCAGTTTGAGGACAACGGCATCTATTTgtgccagcagccctgcccctgggccGGCAAGGAGGGCATTTGGGGCTGCAGCTCGGAGCTGCGCGTCATGG ggctCAGCACCTTGGCCCAGCTGAAGCGGCGGAACACGCTGAAAGACGGTATCATTATGATCCAGACCCTGCTCATCATCTTCTTCATCATCGTGCCCATCTTCCTGCTGCTGGACAAG GATGACAGCAAGGCTGGGATGGAGGAAGATCACACCTATGAG GGTCTCGACATTGACCAGACTGCTACCTACGAGGACATAGTGACTCTGCGGACAGGGGAGGTGAAGTGGTCTGTGGGCGAGCACCCCGGCCAGGAGTGA
- the CD79B gene encoding B-cell antigen receptor complex-associated protein beta chain isoform X2, with translation MARLVLSPTARNWLVLLLLLLSGEPVAVKAKETHQNSKGSACSRIWQHPRFVARKRGSVVKLRCYTNDNSTVSWFRKPNVDGEPQRVPEEPNRVLQTQNGTMATLTIQGIQFEDNGIYLCQQPCPWAGKEGIWGCSSELRVMGLSTLAQLKRRNTLKDGIIMIQTLLIIFFIIVPIFLLLDKDDSKAGMEEDHTYEGLDIDQTATYEDIVTLRTGEVKWSVGEHPGQE, from the exons ATGGCCCGGCTGGTGCTGTCTCCCACGGCCAGAAACTGGCTggtgctactgctgctgctgctttcag GTGAGCCGGTGGCAGTCAAAGCAAAGGAGACGCACCAAAATTCCAAAG GAAGCGCTTGTTCCCGGATCTGGCAGCACCCACGTTTCGTGGCCCGGAAACGGGGCTCCGTGGTGAAGTTACGATGCTACACAAACGACAACAGCACCGTGAGCTGGTTCCGGAAACCGAACGTGGACGGGGAGCCGCAGAGGGTGCCCGAAGAACCCAACCGTGTCCTGCAGACCCAGAACGGCACCATGGCCACCCTCACCATCCAGGGCATCCAGTTTGAGGACAACGGCATCTATTTgtgccagcagccctgcccctgggccGGCAAGGAGGGCATTTGGGGCTGCAGCTCGGAGCTGCGCGTCATGG ggctCAGCACCTTGGCCCAGCTGAAGCGGCGGAACACGCTGAAAGACGGTATCATTATGATCCAGACCCTGCTCATCATCTTCTTCATCATCGTGCCCATCTTCCTGCTGCTGGACAAG GATGACAGCAAGGCTGGGATGGAGGAAGATCACACCTATGAG GGTCTCGACATTGACCAGACTGCTACCTACGAGGACATAGTGACTCTGCGGACAGGGGAGGTGAAGTGGTCTGTGGGCGAGCACCCCGGCCAGGAGTGA
- the CD79B gene encoding B-cell antigen receptor complex-associated protein beta chain isoform X3, translated as MARLVLSPTARNWLVLLLLLLSAGEPVAVKAKETHQNSKGLSTLAQLKRRNTLKDGIIMIQTLLIIFFIIVPIFLLLDKDDSKAGMEEDHTYEGLDIDQTATYEDIVTLRTGEVKWSVGEHPGQE; from the exons ATGGCCCGGCTGGTGCTGTCTCCCACGGCCAGAAACTGGCTggtgctactgctgctgctgctttcag CAGGTGAGCCGGTGGCAGTCAAAGCAAAGGAGACGCACCAAAATTCCAAAG ggctCAGCACCTTGGCCCAGCTGAAGCGGCGGAACACGCTGAAAGACGGTATCATTATGATCCAGACCCTGCTCATCATCTTCTTCATCATCGTGCCCATCTTCCTGCTGCTGGACAAG GATGACAGCAAGGCTGGGATGGAGGAAGATCACACCTATGAG GGTCTCGACATTGACCAGACTGCTACCTACGAGGACATAGTGACTCTGCGGACAGGGGAGGTGAAGTGGTCTGTGGGCGAGCACCCCGGCCAGGAGTGA
- the CD79B gene encoding B-cell antigen receptor complex-associated protein beta chain isoform X4 has protein sequence MARLVLSPTARNWLVLLLLLLSGEPVAVKAKETHQNSKGLSTLAQLKRRNTLKDGIIMIQTLLIIFFIIVPIFLLLDKDDSKAGMEEDHTYEGLDIDQTATYEDIVTLRTGEVKWSVGEHPGQE, from the exons ATGGCCCGGCTGGTGCTGTCTCCCACGGCCAGAAACTGGCTggtgctactgctgctgctgctttcag GTGAGCCGGTGGCAGTCAAAGCAAAGGAGACGCACCAAAATTCCAAAG ggctCAGCACCTTGGCCCAGCTGAAGCGGCGGAACACGCTGAAAGACGGTATCATTATGATCCAGACCCTGCTCATCATCTTCTTCATCATCGTGCCCATCTTCCTGCTGCTGGACAAG GATGACAGCAAGGCTGGGATGGAGGAAGATCACACCTATGAG GGTCTCGACATTGACCAGACTGCTACCTACGAGGACATAGTGACTCTGCGGACAGGGGAGGTGAAGTGGTCTGTGGGCGAGCACCCCGGCCAGGAGTGA
- the GH1 gene encoding somatotropin, which produces MLFALDELCAGSRTAGLLAFALLCLPWPQEASAFPAMPLSNLFANAVLRAQHLHQLATDTYKEFERAYIPEGQRFSIQNAQAAFCFSETIPAPTGKDEAQQRSDVELLRFSQLLIQSWLVPMQFFSRAFTNTLVFGISDRVYEKLKDLEEGIQVLMRELEDGSPRVGQLLKQTYDKFDTNLRGDDALFKNYGLLSCFKKDLHKAETYLRVMKCRRFVESSCIF; this is translated from the exons ATGCTCTTTGCACTTGATGAGCTCTGTGCAG GCTCTCGGACCGCAggcctcctggcttttgccctGCTTTGCCTGCCCTGGCCTCAGGAGGCCAGCGCCTTCCCAGCCATGCCCTTGTCCAACCTGTTTGCCAACGCCGTGCTCCGCGCCCAGCACCTGCACCAGCTGGCTACTGACACCTACAAAGAGTTT GAGCGCGCCTACATCCCGGAGGGGCAGCGCTTCTCCATCCAGAACGCCCAGGCTGCCTTCTGCTTCTCAGAGACCATCCCGGCCCCCACGGGCAAAGACGAGGCCCAGCAGAGATCG GAcgtggagctgctccgcttctcgcAGCTGCTcatccagtcctggctggtgcCCATGCAGTTCTTCAGCAGGGCCTTCACCAACACTCTGGTGTTTGGCATCTCGGACCGCGTCTACGAGAAGTTGAAGGACCTGGAGGAAGGCATCCAAGTCCTGATGCGG GAGCTGGAAGACGGCAGCCCCCGGGTTGGGCAGCTCCTCAAGCAAACCTACGACAAGTTTGACACAAACCTGCGTGGCGACGACGCCCTGTTCAAGAATTATGGGCTGCTGTCCTGCTTCAAGAAGGACCTGCACAAGGCTGAGACCTACCTGCGGGTGATGAAGTGTCGCCGCTTCGTGGAAAGCAGCTGCATCTTTTAG